One genomic segment of Ignavibacteriota bacterium includes these proteins:
- a CDS encoding DUF5597 domain-containing protein, producing MKRIYILLVILFIAFHQNLISQNLQSQSKNIPYLKTQSKTTQLIVDEKPFLILGGELGNSSFTSLEYMKPIWSKLKLMNLNTILVPVYWELIEPTEDKFDFILFDELISESRKYNFKLVLLWFGSWKNSMSSHAPAWVKTNQERFPRVKDDKGKSHEILTPFSDENLNADIKAFKALMKHIKEIDEKENTIIMVQPENEIGMLPTARDYHPQANKKFNEKVPNELIQYLKKNKNKLVPEFEEVWKKNGYKENGNWEEIFGKNVYTDEIFMAWYFAKFTNAITEAGKSIYPLPMYVNAALNRPGRLPGEYPSAGPLPHIMDIWKAGSPAVDFLSPDFYNPDFKHWCDLYTRQQNPLFIPEHKFDTTAAAKVLFTFGHYEAIGFSPFSIESTDKPEDEPIGKVYNLINQLTPIITENQGKGKINGVLLSKENQESILQFGDYELTIKHSHSLGYEKNSKNDEWGFGAAVIIHTKENEFYVAGSGFVITFRNIKDPNLIVGLLKVDEGKFVDNTWKVIRHMNGDQIHQGRHVRAFLEDYSIQRFELYNYK from the coding sequence ATGAAGCGAATTTATATTTTGTTAGTAATTTTATTTATCGCTTTTCATCAAAATTTAATTTCACAAAACTTACAAAGTCAATCTAAAAATATTCCTTATCTAAAAACGCAAAGTAAAACAACTCAGTTAATCGTTGATGAAAAGCCATTTCTAATTCTTGGCGGCGAACTTGGGAATTCATCATTCACAAGTTTGGAATACATGAAACCCATTTGGTCAAAATTAAAATTGATGAATTTAAATACTATACTCGTTCCGGTTTATTGGGAACTGATCGAACCAACAGAAGATAAATTTGATTTTATTTTATTTGACGAATTAATTAGTGAATCAAGAAAATATAATTTTAAACTTGTTCTCTTGTGGTTCGGTTCATGGAAGAATAGTATGTCAAGTCACGCCCCAGCTTGGGTTAAAACAAATCAAGAAAGATTTCCACGCGTGAAAGATGATAAAGGAAAAAGCCACGAAATTTTAACTCCTTTTTCTGATGAGAATTTAAATGCAGATATTAAAGCATTTAAAGCATTGATGAAACATATTAAGGAAATAGATGAAAAAGAAAATACAATTATAATGGTTCAGCCGGAAAATGAAATTGGTATGTTACCAACAGCAAGGGATTACCATCCGCAAGCAAATAAAAAATTTAATGAAAAAGTGCCAAATGAATTAATTCAATATCTGAAAAAAAATAAAAATAAACTCGTTCCGGAATTTGAAGAAGTTTGGAAAAAAAATGGTTATAAAGAAAATGGAAATTGGGAGGAAATATTTGGAAAGAATGTTTATACAGATGAAATTTTTATGGCTTGGTATTTTGCAAAATTTACAAATGCAATAACTGAAGCTGGAAAATCAATTTATCCTTTGCCAATGTATGTTAATGCTGCGTTGAATAGACCAGGTAGGCTTCCGGGAGAATATCCAAGTGCTGGACCTTTACCGCACATAATGGATATTTGGAAAGCTGGTTCGCCGGCAGTTGATTTTTTATCACCCGATTTTTACAATCCGGATTTTAAACATTGGTGCGATCTATATACGCGCCAGCAAAATCCGTTGTTTATACCAGAACATAAATTTGATACGACTGCTGCAGCTAAAGTTTTATTTACATTCGGACATTACGAAGCAATTGGCTTTTCTCCATTTTCAATTGAATCCACAGATAAACCGGAAGACGAACCAATTGGGAAAGTATATAATTTAATAAATCAGTTAACCCCCATAATAACTGAGAATCAAGGGAAGGGCAAAATTAATGGTGTTCTACTCAGTAAGGAAAATCAAGAAAGTATCTTACAATTTGGTGATTATGAACTTACAATAAAACACAGCCATTCATTGGGATACGAAAAGAATTCTAAAAATGATGAATGGGGATTTGGTGCTGCTGTAATTATTCATACAAAAGAAAATGAATTTTACGTAGCCGGTTCTGGATTTGTAATTACATTTAGAAATATTAAAGACCCAAATTTAATTGTGGGATTGTTAAAAGTTGATGAAGGAAAATTTGTTGATAATACTTGGAAGGTTATAAGACATATGAATGGTGATCAGATTCACCAAGGCAGACATGTACGCGCTTTCTTGGAAGATTATTCTATTCAAAGATTTGAACTTTATAATTACAAATAA
- a CDS encoding T9SS type A sorting domain-containing protein yields the protein MKKAYLIILFCCLQSVLILANDLKLPFQKWVGTWSTALQLVETGNNPPAPGLTNNTIRQIVRVSIGGDSLRLKLSNEFSTNPVTLKEVHIALSLGNGIIDSLSSKQLFFNGNQEFTMNAGENVTSDPIQFSLPQLTDVAITIYFGNTSADITGHPGSRTTTYILTGNQTDKNDFSEAVKTDHWYVINTIDVLASDTTYAVAILGNSITDGRGSGTNKQNRWPDELAKRLQNNSSTNQVAVLNSGIGGNCVLGNCLGPSAINRFERDILNQSGIKWAIIFEGINDIGNAWNTDVGDNLIEAYKGMINAAHAKGIYVYGATILPMKGHSYYSESHESIRQKVNSWIRYGGLFDDVIDLDLALRNPLDTLSLLPESNTGDHLHPNENGHRMIAEAVDLNLFLKKDFLNYSNKNEIHYYEIECGKVGLNWNVVNDFQSSNEKYVTVKTGLQSLNSAPSDIISIIEIPFHIDSTGTFLIYIRMNCATYDDDSFWLSFDNSDFQIQNGLVTSGWEWKKIYDFNFVTDEHILTIAYREDGAKLDKICITNSTYPPSGLGEQAENLCEPTDVVNSKQKAFGFKLYQNYPNPFNPITKINYSVPTNTFVTLKVYDVLGNEVANLVNETKTAGSYNVAFDGNYLSSGVYLYHLKSENFCRNKKVDFN from the coding sequence ATGAAGAAAGCATATTTAATAATTTTATTTTGCTGTTTACAATCCGTGTTAATTTTAGCAAATGATTTAAAATTACCTTTTCAAAAATGGGTTGGAACTTGGAGCACTGCTCTGCAATTGGTCGAAACCGGAAACAATCCACCAGCACCCGGTTTAACAAATAATACAATCCGACAAATTGTTCGCGTTTCAATCGGCGGTGATAGTTTACGATTGAAACTATCAAATGAATTTAGCACAAATCCGGTAACGTTAAAAGAGGTTCATATTGCTCTTTCGTTAGGAAACGGAATTATCGATTCTTTATCAAGTAAGCAATTATTTTTCAACGGCAATCAAGAATTTACAATGAATGCCGGAGAAAACGTAACTTCCGATCCAATTCAATTTTCATTACCGCAATTAACTGATGTTGCAATAACAATTTATTTCGGTAATACTTCGGCTGATATTACCGGACATCCTGGCTCAAGAACAACAACATATATTCTTACGGGAAATCAAACAGATAAAAATGATTTTTCGGAAGCCGTTAAAACTGATCACTGGTATGTAATAAATACAATTGATGTTTTAGCTTCGGATACAACTTATGCAGTTGCAATTCTCGGAAATTCAATTACTGATGGACGCGGATCCGGAACAAATAAACAAAATCGCTGGCCGGACGAACTTGCAAAAAGATTGCAAAATAATTCAAGTACAAATCAAGTTGCTGTTCTTAATTCCGGAATCGGCGGAAATTGTGTACTCGGTAATTGTTTGGGACCATCGGCAATAAACAGATTTGAACGAGATATTTTAAATCAAAGCGGAATAAAATGGGCAATAATTTTTGAGGGAATAAATGATATCGGAAATGCGTGGAATACAGATGTAGGTGATAATTTAATTGAAGCATACAAGGGTATGATAAATGCTGCTCATGCAAAAGGAATTTATGTTTACGGTGCAACGATACTTCCTATGAAAGGACATTCTTATTATTCAGAATCTCATGAATCAATTAGGCAGAAGGTAAATAGTTGGATACGTTATGGCGGTTTATTTGATGATGTAATTGATCTTGATTTAGCATTACGAAATCCTTTGGACACATTAAGTTTATTGCCCGAATCGAATACCGGTGATCATCTTCATCCAAATGAAAATGGGCATAGAATGATTGCTGAAGCCGTTGACCTAAATTTATTTTTAAAGAAAGATTTCTTGAATTATTCAAATAAAAATGAAATACATTATTATGAAATAGAATGTGGTAAAGTTGGTTTGAACTGGAATGTTGTTAATGATTTCCAATCTTCAAATGAAAAATATGTTACAGTAAAAACCGGATTGCAAAGTTTAAATTCTGCACCGAGCGATATTATAAGTATTATCGAAATTCCATTTCATATTGATTCGACCGGAACATTTTTAATTTATATCAGAATGAATTGCGCAACTTATGATGATGATTCTTTCTGGTTGAGTTTTGATAATTCGGATTTTCAAATACAAAATGGATTAGTTACTAGTGGATGGGAATGGAAAAAAATATATGATTTTAACTTTGTTACAGATGAACATATTTTAACAATTGCTTATCGAGAAGATGGAGCAAAGCTTGATAAAATTTGTATCACAAACTCGACTTATCCGCCAAGTGGATTGGGTGAACAAGCTGAGAATCTTTGCGAACCTACAGATGTAGTTAATTCAAAACAAAAAGCTTTTGGTTTTAAGTTATATCAAAATTATCCAAATCCTTTTAATCCAATTACAAAAATTAATTATTCTGTCCCGACAAATACTTTTGTTACATTAAAAGTTTATGATGTTTTGGGAAATGAAGTTGCAAATTTAGTAAATGAAACAAAAACTGCCGGAAGTTATAATGTTGCTTTTGATGGAAATTATTTATCAAGCGGAGTTTATTTGTATCATTTGAAATCTGAAAATTTTTGCAGAAACAAAAAAGTTGATTTTAATTAA
- a CDS encoding CotH kinase family protein — translation MKKLIILFILLFTIYTNAQSILINEVMASNKITILDEDGEPSDWIELYNNSENEINLQNYFLSDDSLNLKKWQFENMILAPREYLLIFASDKDTVMNYHHTNFKISASGEKIFLSDSSQIIDQVIVPALTVDFSYGRIFNEFNNWKIQNPTPGFENNNNEIIQSADSVVASLPSGVYSSAISVELSAGDSEIYFTLDGSDPDSNSTKYTDPIDISNITILKAISYKQNLKPSLISHHSYFIGVDTDLPIISLITDPVNLFSDSIGIYANGPGWTPNPPHHGANFWMDWERPAHVQFFDDDKNLGFSENCGIEIYGAYTRSFAQKSFSVKFKEPYNSSALEYELFPGFDITTFNSFILRNSGNDFQFTHFRDAMMQSLVKDLDIDYLEYRPAAAYINGEYWGIYNIREKISEHYIANRHGVNPDSIDMLEGNMEVIHGDSLHYAELINYISNNDMTTDEAYKYIDKKIDIDNCLLYFAAEVYYNSQDWPANNVKFWRERKENGKWKWKWILFDLDFGFNLYETSGQSENHLTYLLSGIETRPGSNPPWSTLLPRKILENPKIKNKFINLISDLLNSNFKSDRVVSIINQLKNHLTIEGPKHRTRWGISDFTFNDHVQRMTKFAQERPNYLRGFVRNFFGAGEDGLITINSTQGGKIKINSIILDPNNYPWSGKYFFNVPIEAVAIPDKGYKFVGWSEENSSTETTITFNVARSTFLTATFSVDSSTAKEIVINEINYNSSDEFDSGDWIELYNRKDFEIDLSNWYFSDSDSSHKFIFPSETKIAPKSFLVLVESDSLFTSKFPEVENYLGELGFGFNGSGEFMKLVNKNGEIIDSLTYDDNLPWPIEADGNGNTLELVDAETDNSVGESWKESRKNGTPGKVNSVLVSINDENSANLPNQFLLMQNYPNPFNPLTIIEYSIPLSDIREISNVSLIIYDILGKVVEVLVNEKQNTGNYKVEFNGENLSSGIYFYTLKCGNYIQSKKMILLK, via the coding sequence ATGAAAAAACTTATAATACTATTCATTCTGCTTTTTACAATTTATACAAATGCTCAATCAATTTTAATTAATGAAGTAATGGCATCAAATAAAATTACGATATTGGATGAAGACGGTGAACCATCGGACTGGATTGAACTTTATAACAATAGTGAAAATGAAATTAATCTTCAAAATTATTTCTTAAGTGATGATTCATTAAATCTAAAAAAATGGCAGTTTGAGAATATGATTTTAGCTCCACGAGAATATCTTTTAATTTTTGCTTCCGATAAAGATACAGTTATGAATTATCATCATACCAACTTTAAAATTAGTGCAAGCGGAGAAAAAATATTTCTAAGTGATTCCAGTCAAATTATTGATCAAGTTATTGTTCCGGCATTAACGGTTGATTTTTCTTATGGAAGAATATTTAATGAATTTAATAATTGGAAAATTCAAAATCCAACACCGGGCTTTGAAAATAACAATAACGAAATTATACAATCTGCTGATAGTGTAGTAGCATCACTGCCAAGTGGAGTTTATTCTTCTGCAATTTCTGTTGAGTTGTCCGCCGGAGATAGTGAAATTTATTTTACTCTTGATGGAAGTGATCCCGATTCAAATTCAACAAAATATACAGATCCAATTGATATTTCAAATATTACAATTTTGAAAGCGATAAGTTATAAGCAAAATCTTAAACCTTCGCTAATTAGCCATCATAGCTATTTTATTGGTGTTGACACGGACTTGCCCATTATTTCTTTAATAACCGATCCGGTTAATTTATTTAGTGATAGTATTGGAATTTATGCAAATGGTCCGGGTTGGACTCCAAACCCGCCGCATCATGGCGCAAATTTTTGGATGGATTGGGAACGTCCCGCACATGTTCAATTTTTTGATGATGATAAAAATTTAGGATTTTCAGAAAATTGCGGAATTGAAATTTACGGTGCTTACACAAGATCATTCGCACAAAAATCTTTTTCGGTAAAATTTAAAGAGCCATATAATTCATCTGCACTTGAGTATGAATTATTTCCGGGATTTGACATTACAACTTTTAATTCCTTTATTTTGAGGAATTCCGGTAATGATTTTCAGTTCACTCATTTCAGAGATGCGATGATGCAATCTCTGGTAAAAGATCTTGATATTGATTATTTGGAATATCGACCCGCGGCTGCTTACATTAACGGTGAGTATTGGGGAATATATAATATTCGTGAAAAAATAAGTGAACATTATATTGCAAATCGTCACGGAGTAAATCCGGATAGCATTGATATGCTTGAAGGAAATATGGAAGTAATTCATGGCGATTCTTTGCATTATGCTGAGCTTATAAATTACATTAGCAATAATGATATGACCACCGATGAAGCATATAAATATATTGATAAAAAGATTGATATAGATAATTGCTTACTTTATTTTGCTGCCGAAGTTTATTATAACAGTCAAGATTGGCCAGCAAATAATGTTAAATTTTGGCGTGAACGAAAAGAAAATGGAAAATGGAAATGGAAATGGATATTATTTGATTTGGATTTTGGTTTTAATCTTTATGAAACATCGGGACAATCTGAAAATCATTTAACATATTTGTTATCGGGAATTGAAACGCGTCCGGGTTCAAATCCGCCTTGGTCAACTTTACTTCCTAGAAAAATTTTAGAAAATCCTAAAATCAAAAATAAATTTATTAATCTTATTTCTGATTTGTTGAACTCAAACTTTAAAAGTGATCGTGTAGTAAGTATTATAAATCAATTGAAAAATCACTTAACTATTGAAGGACCAAAACATAGAACGAGATGGGGAATCAGCGATTTTACATTTAATGATCACGTGCAGAGAATGACTAAATTTGCACAAGAACGCCCAAATTATCTTCGTGGATTTGTTAGAAATTTCTTTGGTGCGGGGGAAGATGGGCTAATTACAATCAATTCAACGCAAGGTGGAAAAATTAAAATTAATTCTATAATTCTTGATCCGAATAATTATCCATGGAGTGGAAAATATTTTTTTAATGTTCCGATTGAAGCAGTCGCTATTCCAGATAAAGGTTACAAATTTGTTGGATGGAGTGAGGAAAATTCTTCAACAGAAACTACAATAACTTTTAATGTTGCGCGTTCTACTTTTTTAACCGCAACTTTTTCTGTTGATAGTTCAACAGCGAAAGAAATTGTAATTAATGAGATAAATTATAATTCTTCGGATGAATTTGATTCAGGTGACTGGATTGAATTGTACAATAGAAAAGATTTTGAAATTGATTTAAGTAATTGGTATTTCTCCGATAGCGATTCATCGCACAAATTTATTTTTCCATCAGAGACTAAAATTGCTCCAAAGAGTTTTTTGGTGTTAGTAGAAAGCGACAGTTTGTTTACGAGTAAATTTCCCGAAGTTGAAAATTATTTAGGTGAATTAGGATTTGGTTTTAACGGTTCCGGTGAGTTTATGAAATTGGTAAATAAAAATGGAGAAATTATTGATTCGCTTACTTATGATGATAATTTACCTTGGCCGATTGAAGCTGACGGAAATGGAAATACATTAGAATTAGTTGATGCAGAAACTGATAACTCAGTTGGTGAAAGTTGGAAAGAATCAAGAAAAAATGGAACACCCGGAAAAGTAAATTCAGTTTTAGTTTCTATTAATGATGAAAATTCAGCCAATTTACCAAATCAATTTTTGTTGATGCAAAATTATCCTAATCCTTTTAATCCATTAACAATTATAGAATATTCAATTCCACTAAGCGATATTAGAGAAATATCAAATGTAAGTTTAATTATATATGATATTTTGGGAAAAGTAGTAGAAGTTTTAGTGAACGAAAAACAAAATACTGGAAATTACAAAGTTGAATTTAATGGTGAAAATCTTTCATCCGGAATATATTTCTACACATTAAAATGTGGGAATTATATTCAATCAAAAAAAATGATTTTATTAAAGTAA
- a CDS encoding sialate O-acetylesterase, translating into MKTKKLKNIILIFVIGLTNLIFPQVKLPKLISDGMILQRETEVKIWGWASANEKIEIKFLDHNFKIVADGNGNWEIVIAKQRAGGPYELKISAKNFIVIKDILFGDVWVCSGQSNMEFPMKRVSWNYPGEIEKSENNFIRQFAVPQKYNFKFAENDFTEGSWKSANPENTPNFSAVAYFFAKKIYEKYKIPVGIINAGLGGSRIESWMSEDALQKFPHHLNEALMFRDDNLIKKIEDSDIARSNAWYNLLRQKDEGYKDQKNIWYNSDLEISDWKKINVPGYWADTELDKVNGVVWFRKNINVPSELVGKSAKLILGRIVDADSVFVNGKFVGTVGYQYPPRRYEIPKDILNVGENNITIRVISNAGMGGFVLDKDYEIDFDNTSISLEGEWNYKLGAIMPELGSQTFIRWKPMGLYNSMISPLHNYKIKGFAWYQGESNTWNPSEYSNLLSSMISDWRTKWSNNNLPFIVIQLPNFMEEKNEPSESSWATFREVQLDALKIPNIGLVVTIDLGEWNDIHPLNKKDVGERLFLSAEKIAYKNNSLIHSGPIYKSMKIEGGKIILSFDNIGEGLISKNDEELKEFAICGNDKNFIWANAKIENDKVIVWNEKIKNPVAVRYAWADNPSKVNLYNSAGLPASPFRTDKY; encoded by the coding sequence ATGAAAACAAAAAAACTTAAAAATATTATTTTAATATTCGTTATTGGTCTAACGAATTTAATATTTCCTCAAGTAAAATTACCAAAGTTAATTAGCGATGGAATGATTTTACAACGCGAAACAGAAGTTAAAATATGGGGCTGGGCTTCAGCAAATGAAAAAATTGAAATCAAATTTCTAGACCATAATTTTAAAATAGTTGCAGATGGAAATGGAAATTGGGAAATAGTAATTGCTAAGCAGCGAGCTGGCGGACCTTACGAATTAAAAATATCTGCAAAAAATTTTATTGTGATTAAAGATATTTTATTTGGAGATGTTTGGGTTTGTTCGGGTCAATCAAATATGGAATTTCCAATGAAACGTGTGAGTTGGAATTATCCGGGTGAAATTGAAAAATCTGAAAATAATTTTATTCGACAATTTGCAGTTCCTCAAAAATATAATTTTAAATTTGCCGAAAATGATTTTACAGAAGGAAGTTGGAAAAGTGCAAACCCGGAAAACACACCAAATTTTTCGGCAGTTGCATATTTTTTTGCAAAGAAAATTTACGAGAAATATAAAATTCCAGTTGGGATAATAAATGCAGGCCTTGGCGGTTCACGCATTGAATCTTGGATGAGTGAAGATGCTTTGCAAAAATTTCCACATCATCTAAATGAAGCTTTGATGTTTAGAGATGATAATCTAATTAAGAAAATTGAAGATTCTGATATTGCCCGTTCCAATGCCTGGTATAATTTGTTACGACAAAAAGATGAAGGTTATAAAGATCAAAAAAATATTTGGTACAACTCGGACTTGGAAATTAGTGACTGGAAAAAAATAAATGTTCCGGGTTATTGGGCTGATACTGAATTAGATAAAGTGAACGGAGTTGTTTGGTTTAGAAAAAATATTAATGTGCCATCAGAATTAGTTGGAAAATCTGCAAAATTAATTTTGGGGAGAATAGTTGACGCTGATTCGGTTTTTGTAAACGGAAAATTTGTTGGAACTGTTGGTTATCAATATCCGCCAAGAAGATATGAAATCCCGAAAGATATTTTAAATGTTGGTGAAAATAATATTACAATACGCGTTATAAGCAATGCTGGTATGGGTGGCTTTGTGCTTGATAAAGATTATGAAATTGATTTTGATAATACTTCAATTAGTTTGGAAGGGGAGTGGAATTATAAACTTGGTGCAATAATGCCGGAATTGGGAAGTCAAACTTTCATTAGATGGAAACCGATGGGTTTATATAACAGTATGATTTCACCCTTGCATAATTATAAAATTAAAGGATTTGCTTGGTATCAAGGTGAATCAAATACTTGGAATCCTTCTGAATATTCTAATCTTTTATCATCAATGATTTCTGATTGGCGGACAAAATGGAGCAATAATAATTTGCCATTCATCGTTATCCAACTTCCAAATTTTATGGAAGAAAAAAATGAACCATCTGAAAGCAGTTGGGCAACTTTTAGAGAAGTTCAACTTGATGCATTAAAAATACCAAATATTGGTTTAGTTGTTACAATTGATTTAGGTGAGTGGAATGATATTCATCCATTAAATAAAAAAGATGTTGGTGAAAGATTGTTTCTTTCTGCGGAAAAAATTGCATATAAAAATAATTCTCTAATTCATTCCGGACCAATTTATAAATCGATGAAAATTGAAGGGGGCAAAATCATTCTATCATTTGATAATATTGGCGAAGGGTTAATTTCAAAAAATGATGAAGAACTTAAGGAATTTGCAATTTGCGGAAATGATAAAAATTTTATTTGGGCAAATGCAAAAATTGAAAATGATAAAGTTATTGTATGGAATGAAAAAATTAAAAATCCAGTCGCTGTTAGATATGCTTGGGCTGATAACCCGAGTAAAGTAAATTTATATAATAGTGCTGGTTTGCCGGCATCACCTTTCAGAACAGATAAGTATTAA
- a CDS encoding T9SS type A sorting domain-containing protein: MLFKNYMVKKYFTIFLFLSFTIAFAQSVSVNGRITASRTPVTEVMVTFIDNSDTTKQYTAFTNSQGYYSTSIITSIESDEKNIPTSFKLGQSYPNPFSSTTAIPYALDKESNVNVNIYDILGRVVRKFEIGMESVGSHNLFWNGKNNSGNLVSNGIYFYQFLVNGESQIKKMIFNKNGSNSFVIPRGNIFSENQSLTKLNNIKITDTTSFTILLKNTNNTTPLIVESKLENVFIRKDTLINFAVTSRPVAIVNLDSLHQIIRGFGASNILLWRPDMTNAEIETAFGTGDGRLGFNILRLMVEADSNRWGLYLSTAKKAQDMGALIIASPWHTPSNMTETVNSVSRVKHDMYADYAEHLNNYIKFMTSNGIDLYGISIQNEPDITDQWTSWTSAEIFDFMKNYADKIVGTRVMAPESFQFKETYLNPILNDSAACANTDIVCGHIYGGGIAKYPLAFEKGKEVWMTEYLINSPGSGANMDTSLTGAMATAKSINDCMLVNMNTYIWWYLVRYYGPICDGTYLRKGEVTKKGYVMSQYAKYIRPGFVRVESSTSPMNSTIMVSAYKDSESDKIVIVAINNSTAATEQNFRIRGVGEISLLIPITTSGSKNCESGTELTVTDGNFKYNMEPQSITTFITN; the protein is encoded by the coding sequence ATGTTATTCAAAAATTATATGGTAAAAAAATACTTCACTATATTTTTATTTTTGTCATTTACAATTGCGTTTGCGCAATCTGTTTCTGTTAATGGAAGAATAACTGCCTCTAGAACTCCGGTAACAGAAGTTATGGTAACTTTTATTGATAATTCAGATACGACGAAACAATATACTGCGTTTACAAATTCGCAAGGTTATTATTCAACAAGTATAATAACCTCAATAGAATCAGACGAAAAAAATATACCGACAAGTTTTAAGCTTGGACAAAGTTATCCAAATCCGTTTTCTTCAACAACCGCTATCCCTTATGCCCTGGATAAAGAATCAAATGTAAATGTTAACATTTATGATATTCTTGGAAGAGTTGTAAGAAAATTTGAAATTGGAATGGAATCTGTTGGAAGTCATAATTTATTCTGGAATGGAAAAAATAATTCCGGAAATTTAGTTTCAAACGGAATTTATTTTTATCAGTTTTTAGTAAATGGTGAATCACAAATAAAAAAAATGATTTTCAATAAAAATGGCAGCAACTCATTTGTAATTCCAAGAGGAAATATATTTTCTGAAAATCAATCTTTAACAAAATTAAACAATATAAAAATTACGGATACAACATCATTTACAATTCTCTTGAAAAATACAAATAATACAACGCCATTAATTGTTGAAAGCAAATTAGAAAATGTTTTTATAAGAAAAGATACATTAATAAATTTTGCCGTTACGTCAAGACCGGTTGCAATAGTTAATTTGGATAGCTTACATCAAATTATTAGAGGATTTGGTGCATCAAATATTTTACTTTGGCGTCCGGATATGACAAATGCAGAAATTGAAACGGCGTTCGGAACCGGTGATGGACGGCTTGGGTTTAATATTCTTAGACTAATGGTTGAAGCGGATAGCAATCGTTGGGGATTGTATTTATCAACTGCTAAAAAGGCACAAGATATGGGAGCTTTAATTATTGCTTCACCTTGGCATACACCAAGTAATATGACTGAAACAGTAAATAGTGTAAGTAGAGTTAAACATGATATGTATGCTGATTATGCAGAACATCTTAATAATTATATAAAATTTATGACATCAAACGGGATTGATCTTTATGGAATATCAATTCAAAATGAGCCCGATATTACTGATCAATGGACAAGTTGGACATCTGCCGAGATTTTTGATTTCATGAAAAATTATGCCGATAAAATTGTTGGAACAAGAGTTATGGCACCGGAATCTTTTCAGTTTAAGGAGACATATTTAAATCCAATTTTAAATGATTCTGCAGCATGCGCAAATACTGATATAGTTTGCGGACATATTTACGGCGGCGGAATTGCTAAATATCCTTTAGCATTTGAAAAAGGCAAAGAAGTATGGATGACAGAATATTTAATAAATAGTCCCGGCAGCGGAGCAAATATGGATACATCTTTAACCGGAGCCATGGCAACTGCGAAAAGTATAAATGATTGTATGCTAGTAAATATGAACACATACATTTGGTGGTATTTGGTTAGGTATTATGGACCAATTTGCGATGGAACTTATTTGAGAAAAGGTGAAGTAACTAAAAAAGGTTATGTGATGTCGCAGTATGCAAAATATATTCGTCCGGGATTTGTTAGAGTTGAAAGTAGTACTAGTCCGATGAATAGTACAATTATGGTGAGTGCATATAAAGATTCGGAAAGTGATAAGATTGTAATAGTTGCAATCAATAATTCAACGGCTGCAACTGAGCAAAATTTTAGAATTCGTGGAGTAGGAGAAATTTCATTGCTTATTCCAATTACAACATCCGGATCAAAAAATTGTGAAAGCGGTACTGAGCTTACGGTTACTGATGGAAATTTTAAATATAATATGGAACCACAGAGTATCACAACATTTATTACAAATTAG